In Rhodoferax koreense, a genomic segment contains:
- the ilvN gene encoding acetolactate synthase small subunit — protein sequence MKHIIAVLLENEPGALSRVVGLFSARGYNIESLTVAPTEDATLSRMTIQTSGSDDVIEQITKHLNRLIEVVKVVDLSEGAYTERELMMVKVRAVGKEREEMKRMADIFRGRIIDVTEKSYTIELTGDQSKNDAFLEAIDRSAILETVRTGSSGIGRGERILRV from the coding sequence ATGAAACACATCATTGCAGTTCTGCTGGAAAACGAGCCCGGCGCTCTTTCCCGCGTCGTCGGCCTGTTCTCGGCGCGCGGCTACAACATCGAATCGCTGACCGTCGCGCCCACCGAGGACGCCACCCTGTCGCGCATGACCATCCAGACCTCTGGCTCGGACGACGTCATCGAGCAGATCACCAAGCATCTGAACCGGCTCATCGAGGTCGTCAAGGTGGTCGACCTGAGCGAAGGCGCCTATACCGAACGTGAGCTGATGATGGTGAAGGTGCGCGCCGTCGGCAAGGAGCGCGAGGAGATGAAGCGCATGGCCGACATCTTCCGCGGCCGCATCATCGACGTCACCGAGAAGAGCTACACCATCGAGCTCACCGGCGACCAGTCCAAGAACGACGCCTTCCTCGAAGCCATCGACCGCAGCGCCATCCTGGAGACGGTGCGGACCGGCTCCAGCGGCATCGGCCGCGGCGAACGCATCCTGCGCGTCTAG
- a CDS encoding acetolactate synthase 3 catalytic subunit → MEISKAEIASAAAASSAAQNASRSNAASASTQQELMGAEILVKCLQAENVKHIWGYPGGAVLYIYDALYKQDTMQHVLVRHEQAAVHAADGYARATGDVGVALVTSGPGLTNAVTGIATAYMDSIPMVIVSGQVPTHAIGLDAFQECDTVGITRPIVKHNFLVKDVRDLAATMKKAFHIARTGRPGPVVVDIPKDVSFKKTAFHGYPETLEMRSYNPVRKGHGGQIRKALQLLMSAKRPYIYTGGGVILSNASQELRTLVDLLGYPCTNTLMGLGAYPASDPKFLGMLGMHGTIEANNAMQHCDVLLAVGARFDDRVIGNPKHFAQNERKIIHIDIDPSSISKRVRVDIPIVGDVKDVLTELIGMIRESGLKPDAGALGGWWETIDGWRKRDCMKYSLGKGDVIKPQRVIETLWNMTKDSDTYITSDVGQHQMWAAQYYKFDEPRRWINSGGLGTMGVGIPYAMGIKLAKPDSEVFCVTGEGSVQMCIQELSTCLQYNTPIKIVSLNNRYLGMVRQWQEVEYAGRYSSSYMDALPNFVKLAEAYGHVGLLIERPEDVEPALREARRLKDRTVFMDFRTDPTENVFPMVQAGKGITEMLLGSEDL, encoded by the coding sequence ATGGAAATCTCCAAAGCCGAAATCGCTTCGGCCGCCGCTGCGTCCTCCGCAGCTCAAAATGCTTCCCGTTCGAACGCCGCTTCTGCATCTACGCAGCAGGAACTGATGGGCGCCGAAATCCTGGTGAAGTGCCTGCAGGCCGAAAACGTCAAGCACATCTGGGGTTATCCCGGTGGCGCGGTGCTCTACATCTACGACGCCCTGTACAAGCAGGACACCATGCAACACGTGCTGGTGCGCCACGAGCAGGCCGCGGTGCACGCTGCCGACGGTTATGCACGCGCCACCGGCGACGTTGGCGTGGCCCTGGTCACCTCCGGCCCGGGGCTCACGAATGCCGTGACCGGCATCGCCACGGCCTACATGGACAGCATCCCGATGGTGATCGTGAGCGGCCAGGTGCCGACGCATGCGATCGGCCTGGATGCCTTCCAGGAATGCGACACCGTCGGCATCACCCGCCCCATCGTCAAGCACAACTTCCTGGTGAAGGACGTGCGCGATCTGGCCGCGACGATGAAGAAGGCCTTCCACATCGCGCGCACCGGCCGTCCGGGCCCTGTGGTGGTCGACATTCCGAAGGACGTTTCCTTCAAGAAGACGGCTTTCCATGGTTACCCCGAAACCCTGGAAATGCGTTCGTACAACCCCGTGCGCAAGGGCCACGGCGGCCAGATCCGCAAGGCGCTGCAGTTGTTGATGTCGGCCAAGCGGCCCTACATCTACACCGGCGGTGGCGTGATCCTCAGCAATGCATCGCAGGAATTGCGCACGCTGGTCGACCTGCTCGGCTACCCGTGCACCAATACGCTGATGGGCCTGGGTGCCTATCCCGCGTCCGATCCGAAGTTCCTCGGCATGCTCGGCATGCACGGCACGATCGAGGCCAACAACGCGATGCAGCACTGCGACGTGCTGCTGGCCGTCGGCGCGCGTTTCGACGACCGCGTGATCGGCAACCCCAAGCATTTCGCGCAGAACGAACGCAAGATCATCCACATCGACATCGATCCGTCGAGCATCTCCAAGCGTGTGCGCGTGGACATCCCGATCGTCGGCGACGTCAAGGACGTGCTCACCGAACTCATCGGCATGATCCGTGAATCCGGCCTGAAGCCCGATGCCGGTGCGCTCGGCGGCTGGTGGGAAACGATCGATGGCTGGCGCAAGCGCGACTGCATGAAATACAGCCTGGGCAAGGGCGACGTGATCAAGCCGCAGCGTGTGATCGAGACGCTGTGGAACATGACCAAGGATTCGGACACCTACATCACGTCCGACGTCGGCCAGCACCAGATGTGGGCCGCGCAGTACTACAAGTTCGACGAGCCACGCCGCTGGATCAACTCCGGCGGCCTGGGCACCATGGGTGTGGGCATTCCCTATGCCATGGGCATCAAGCTCGCCAAGCCCGACAGCGAGGTCTTCTGCGTGACGGGCGAGGGCTCGGTGCAGATGTGCATCCAGGAACTCTCCACCTGCCTGCAGTACAACACGCCGATCAAGATCGTCTCGCTGAACAACCGCTACCTCGGCATGGTGCGCCAGTGGCAAGAGGTGGAATACGCCGGCCGCTACAGCAGCAGCTACATGGACGCACTGCCGAATTTTGTGAAGCTGGCCGAGGCCTATGGCCACGTCGGCCTGTTGATCGAACGCCCTGAAGATGTGGAGCCCGCGCTGCGCGAGGCACGCCGCCTGAAGGACCGCACGGTGTTCATGGACTTCCGCACCGACCCCACCGAGAACGTGTTCCCGATGGTGCAGGCCGGCAAGGGCATCACCGAAATGCTGCTGGGCAGCGAAGACCTTTAA
- a CDS encoding RNA polymerase sigma factor has product MATERELSDFLKSVEKRAFKRSVYHVRNEESALDIVQDSMMKLAEHYGDKPAEELPMLFQRILSNCTLDWFRRQKTRNALFSNMSDFESAGEDGDFDLLETLRVLDDSERTESAEDTTRRAQILREIEAQIQELPGRQREAFLMRYWEEMDVAETATAMGCSEGSVKTHCSRAVHALSKALKARGIHL; this is encoded by the coding sequence TTGGCCACCGAACGAGAACTCTCAGACTTCCTGAAAAGCGTCGAAAAACGTGCGTTCAAACGCTCGGTGTATCACGTACGCAACGAAGAATCGGCGCTGGATATCGTCCAGGACAGCATGATGAAGCTTGCGGAACACTACGGCGACAAGCCCGCCGAAGAGTTGCCGATGCTGTTCCAGCGCATCCTGTCCAACTGCACGCTCGACTGGTTCCGCCGGCAGAAAACACGCAATGCGCTGTTCTCCAACATGAGCGATTTCGAGTCGGCCGGCGAGGACGGCGATTTCGACCTGCTTGAAACCTTGCGGGTGCTCGACGACTCCGAGCGAACGGAGAGCGCCGAAGACACCACGAGGCGGGCGCAGATCTTGCGTGAAATCGAGGCGCAGATCCAGGAATTGCCCGGACGTCAACGGGAAGCGTTTTTGATGCGTTACTGGGAGGAAATGGACGTGGCCGAGACGGCGACGGCCATGGGCTGCTCCGAAGGCAGCGTCAAGACGCACTGCTCCAGGGCCGTGCACGCTCTCAGCAAGGCACTGAAGGCACGAGGAATACATTTATGA
- a CDS encoding DUF3619 family protein, translated as MTNTDESRAMARQDRFAAELTARLSDGAAELPYDISERLRAARMQAVAKRKVAVSVRTASSAVAQGGAAALTFGDEEETGWLNRLASFLPLFALVAGLLVIQFVQDDNRIRDLAEVDSALLTDDLPTAAYTDPGFLQYLKSSFDANQKTQ; from the coding sequence ATGACCAACACAGACGAATCCAGGGCGATGGCCCGGCAGGACCGCTTCGCGGCCGAGCTCACGGCACGGCTGTCCGATGGTGCGGCCGAATTGCCCTACGACATTTCCGAACGGCTGCGCGCCGCGCGCATGCAGGCCGTGGCCAAGCGCAAGGTGGCGGTGAGCGTGCGCACGGCGTCCAGCGCGGTGGCCCAGGGCGGCGCCGCAGCCTTGACGTTCGGCGACGAAGAGGAAACCGGTTGGCTCAATCGCCTGGCGTCGTTCCTGCCGCTGTTTGCGCTGGTCGCCGGGTTGCTGGTCATCCAGTTCGTGCAGGACGACAACCGCATCCGGGATCTTGCCGAAGTGGACTCAGCGCTGCTCACCGATGACCTGCCGACGGCGGCCTATACCGATCCCGGCTTCCTCCAGTATCTCAAGTCGAGTTTCGACGCGAATCAGAAAACACAGTGA
- a CDS encoding DUF3106 domain-containing protein translates to MAPPPPVRPAASTPIPGQTSRPVTVAKPEWKDVHPAQQRALQPLAAIWNPLSETQKRKWLAISANFEKLPPAEQTKLQERMREWVLLSPAQRNLARLNFAETKQLSLKEKQAKWEAYQALSKEEKEKLAGQAIKPRVGAATTIKPAPKQKLVTATANPAPNAATKASAPHVLPVEPLRKVDRNTLLPQQP, encoded by the coding sequence GTGGCGCCGCCTCCACCCGTCCGGCCTGCGGCATCCACGCCCATTCCCGGGCAGACCAGCCGTCCAGTCACCGTCGCCAAGCCCGAATGGAAAGACGTGCATCCGGCGCAGCAGCGCGCGCTGCAGCCGCTGGCAGCCATCTGGAACCCGCTGAGTGAAACCCAAAAACGCAAGTGGCTGGCCATCTCGGCCAATTTCGAGAAGTTGCCCCCTGCCGAACAGACCAAGCTGCAGGAGCGCATGCGCGAATGGGTGTTGCTGAGTCCCGCCCAGCGCAACCTGGCGCGGCTGAATTTCGCCGAGACAAAACAGCTTTCCTTGAAAGAAAAACAGGCCAAGTGGGAGGCCTACCAGGCCTTGAGCAAGGAAGAAAAAGAAAAACTCGCTGGCCAAGCGATCAAGCCGCGCGTCGGCGCGGCGACCACCATCAAACCTGCGCCCAAGCAAAAACTCGTCACGGCAACGGCCAATCCGGCCCCGAATGCCGCGACCAAGGCCTCCGCGCCGCATGTGCTGCCGGTCGAGCCCTTGCGCAAGGTCGATCGCAATACGCTGCTGCCTCAGCAACCTTGA
- a CDS encoding RDD family protein: MVFASSAPDNGDALSPPALVAPGLRRRMACWTYEGLLMFGVVFIAGYLFGALSQTRNALDNRHGLQAFLFVIFGIYFTWFWAKGQTLAMKTWDIRVLDRLGRPVTQPRALLRYALSWLWFLPPLAAMAPFTLSAGETVVIMLGWVAVWALLSRFHPQRQFWHDALAGTRLVTSPPLSR, from the coding sequence ATGGTTTTTGCATCCAGTGCGCCCGACAACGGCGACGCCCTTTCACCGCCCGCGCTGGTCGCCCCCGGCCTGCGCCGACGCATGGCCTGCTGGACCTACGAGGGTCTGCTGATGTTCGGTGTGGTGTTCATTGCGGGCTACCTGTTCGGCGCATTGAGCCAGACCCGCAATGCGCTGGACAACCGGCATGGCCTGCAGGCCTTTCTGTTCGTGATCTTCGGCATCTACTTCACCTGGTTCTGGGCCAAGGGACAGACCTTGGCGATGAAGACCTGGGACATCCGGGTGCTCGATCGGCTCGGCCGCCCCGTCACACAGCCGCGGGCATTGTTGCGCTACGCACTGAGCTGGCTGTGGTTCCTTCCGCCGCTGGCGGCGATGGCGCCCTTCACGCTCAGCGCCGGGGAAACGGTGGTGATCATGCTGGGCTGGGTCGCAGTCTGGGCGCTGCTGAGCCGCTTCCATCCGCAGCGCCAGTTCTGGCACGACGCGCTGGCGGGCACCCGCCTAGTGACGTCCCCGCCACTGAGTCGCTGA
- a CDS encoding diacylglycerol kinase — translation MKLGDNPAMSSPPLNPETNAQKSRTGLDRVWHAAGYSWAGLRAGWGETAFRQEVIAAVVLLPAAVWLASGWVEFSLLAGSVLLVMIVELLNTGIETAIDRIGPEWHDLSKRAKDMGSAAVLLSLLLCGLTWAGALLHKFLS, via the coding sequence ATGAAGCTCGGCGACAATCCTGCGATGTCTTCCCCTCCACTGAACCCCGAAACCAACGCCCAGAAATCCCGTACCGGGCTCGATCGTGTCTGGCATGCGGCCGGTTATTCCTGGGCCGGACTCCGCGCCGGCTGGGGCGAGACCGCCTTCCGCCAGGAAGTCATTGCCGCCGTCGTATTGCTGCCCGCGGCGGTCTGGCTGGCTTCGGGATGGGTCGAATTCTCGCTGCTGGCCGGCTCCGTGCTGCTGGTGATGATCGTCGAACTGCTCAACACAGGCATCGAGACCGCCATCGACCGGATCGGGCCGGAGTGGCACGATCTGTCCAAGCGCGCCAAGGACATGGGCAGCGCCGCCGTCCTGTTGAGTCTATTGCTGTGCGGCCTGACCTGGGCCGGCGCCCTCCTCCATAAATTCCTGTCATGA
- a CDS encoding TIGR00730 family Rossman fold protein: MSAPAFSLCVYCGSRTGHQPEFAEVARQVGRWIGERGGQLVYGGGHNGLMGLLADATLAAGGRVVGVIPKALVEKEWAHRGCTELHIVDNMHQRKAMMAERADAFLALPGGIGTMEEFFEVWTWRQLGYHDKPVGLLNTAGFYDSLLAFLNSAVSSGFMNDWQMDLVTSGVDTPALLQQLVQSAGTTSPAEQLRDVI, from the coding sequence CTGTCCGCTCCTGCCTTTTCCCTTTGCGTCTACTGCGGCTCGCGCACCGGCCATCAGCCCGAATTCGCCGAGGTAGCGCGCCAAGTCGGCCGATGGATCGGCGAACGCGGCGGCCAACTGGTCTACGGCGGCGGCCACAACGGCTTGATGGGCCTGCTGGCCGACGCGACGCTGGCGGCGGGTGGGCGTGTCGTTGGCGTGATTCCGAAAGCACTGGTCGAGAAGGAATGGGCGCACCGCGGCTGCACCGAACTGCACATCGTCGACAACATGCACCAGCGCAAGGCGATGATGGCCGAGCGTGCCGACGCGTTCCTGGCGCTGCCTGGCGGCATCGGCACCATGGAAGAGTTCTTCGAGGTCTGGACCTGGCGCCAGCTCGGCTACCACGACAAACCGGTCGGCCTCTTGAACACGGCCGGTTTCTACGACAGCCTGCTGGCCTTCCTGAACTCGGCCGTTTCGTCGGGCTTCATGAACGATTGGCAGATGGATCTGGTCACCAGCGGCGTCGACACCCCCGCGCTGCTGCAGCAACTGGTGCAGTCCGCCGGCACAACCAGCCCGGCTGAACAGCTGCGCGACGTGATTTAA
- a CDS encoding P-II family nitrogen regulator: MKQITAVVKPFKLEEVREALAQCGVTGLTVTEVKGFGRQKGHTELYRGAEYVVDFLPKVKVEVVVNTDDVDRCVEAIVRAARTGKIGDGKIFVTAVERVVRIRTGEQDEAAV; the protein is encoded by the coding sequence ATGAAACAGATCACCGCCGTCGTCAAACCGTTCAAGCTCGAAGAAGTCCGTGAAGCCCTGGCGCAATGTGGCGTGACCGGCCTCACGGTGACCGAAGTCAAGGGTTTCGGCCGGCAGAAAGGGCATACCGAGCTCTACCGCGGCGCCGAATACGTGGTCGACTTCCTGCCCAAGGTGAAGGTCGAGGTGGTGGTCAATACCGACGACGTGGACCGCTGCGTCGAGGCCATCGTGCGTGCCGCGCGCACCGGCAAGATCGGCGACGGCAAGATTTTCGTGACCGCCGTGGAACGCGTGGTGCGCATCCGCACCGGCGAGCAGGACGAAGCCGCGGTATAG
- a CDS encoding NAD(+) synthase, with product MKNDFNFHNLYSHDFARVAVGIPRCLVADPKANAAETIRLTLEAEARGAGLIAFPELGLSAYSCDDLFHQRALLDACEEALAAVLQASRELAIVMVVGVPLRVDHRLFNCAVVVQRGRLLGIVPKTYLPNYGEFYEARQFNSADQATSTEISLLGQTVPFGAQQIFSAADMPFFRFHVEICEDVWTPIPPSCYGALAGATVLVNLSASNVTVGKSRYRHQLVAQQSARCLAAYVYSSAGQGESTTDLAWDGQALIYENGEFIAESARFAMDSHIVYGDIDLERVSRERMRQTSFGQSAQLHAVQLRGFRDNTFIAGIGRAKALPLERRVERFPYVPADHSRRDERCEEVYSIQVQALVQRLVSSGIKKLVIGVSGGLDSTHALLVCAKAMDRLGLPRANILAYTMPGFATSARTLDQARHLMDAVGCTAREIDIRPSCEQMLKDLGHPYAEGKPVYDVTFENVQAGERTNHLFRLANHQAALVVGTGDLSELALGWCTYGVGDHMSHYNVNASVPKTLIRYLVRWVAETGQIGQAGDGGREVMLAILDTEISPELVPASATTGAIQSTESTIGPYELQDFNLYYVLRYGFAPSKIAFLAQSAWSDRTKGEWPDDEKVTRNEYPLAALRATLRIFVQRFFKGSQFKRSCVPNAPKVGNGGSLSPRGDWRAPSDSDATVWLEELERVPQA from the coding sequence ATGAAGAACGATTTCAATTTCCACAACCTCTACAGCCACGATTTCGCGCGGGTGGCCGTCGGCATCCCGCGCTGCCTGGTCGCCGATCCCAAGGCCAATGCGGCCGAGACGATCCGCCTGACGCTCGAGGCCGAAGCACGCGGTGCCGGGCTGATCGCGTTTCCCGAGCTGGGGTTGTCGGCCTACAGTTGCGACGACCTGTTCCACCAGCGCGCGCTGCTCGATGCCTGTGAAGAGGCCTTGGCCGCGGTGCTCCAAGCCTCGCGAGAGCTGGCCATCGTGATGGTGGTGGGCGTGCCGTTGCGGGTCGACCACCGGCTTTTCAATTGCGCGGTGGTGGTGCAGCGCGGGCGCTTGCTCGGCATCGTGCCCAAGACCTACCTGCCGAACTACGGCGAGTTCTACGAGGCGCGGCAATTCAATTCGGCCGACCAGGCGACTTCGACCGAGATCAGCCTGCTCGGACAAACCGTGCCATTCGGTGCGCAGCAGATCTTCTCGGCCGCCGACATGCCGTTTTTCCGCTTCCACGTGGAGATCTGCGAAGACGTGTGGACGCCGATCCCGCCATCCTGCTACGGCGCGCTCGCCGGTGCGACGGTGCTGGTGAACCTGTCGGCCTCGAACGTCACGGTCGGCAAGTCGCGTTACCGCCACCAGCTCGTGGCTCAGCAGTCGGCACGCTGCCTCGCGGCCTACGTCTATTCGTCGGCGGGCCAGGGGGAATCGACGACCGACCTGGCGTGGGACGGCCAGGCCCTGATCTACGAGAACGGCGAATTCATCGCCGAGTCCGCGCGGTTCGCGATGGACTCCCACATCGTGTATGGCGACATCGACCTCGAGCGCGTGTCGCGCGAACGCATGCGCCAGACCAGCTTCGGCCAGTCGGCCCAGCTGCATGCGGTGCAACTGCGCGGTTTTCGGGACAACACCTTCATCGCCGGGATCGGCCGGGCGAAGGCATTGCCCCTGGAGCGAAGGGTCGAGCGATTTCCCTATGTGCCCGCAGACCACAGCCGGCGCGACGAGCGCTGCGAGGAGGTCTACAGCATCCAGGTGCAGGCCCTGGTCCAGCGGCTGGTGTCCAGCGGCATCAAGAAGCTGGTCATCGGCGTGTCCGGCGGGCTGGACTCGACCCATGCGCTGCTGGTGTGCGCGAAAGCCATGGACCGGCTCGGCCTGCCGCGCGCCAACATCCTGGCCTACACCATGCCCGGCTTTGCCACCAGCGCGCGCACGCTCGACCAGGCCCGGCACCTGATGGACGCCGTGGGCTGCACGGCACGCGAGATCGACATCCGGCCGAGCTGCGAGCAGATGCTCAAGGACCTCGGCCATCCCTATGCCGAAGGCAAGCCGGTCTACGACGTCACGTTCGAGAATGTGCAGGCCGGCGAACGCACCAACCACCTGTTCCGGCTGGCCAACCACCAGGCCGCGCTGGTGGTGGGCACGGGTGACCTCAGCGAACTCGCGCTGGGCTGGTGCACCTATGGCGTGGGCGACCACATGTCGCATTACAACGTGAACGCCAGCGTGCCCAAGACGCTGATCCGGTACCTGGTGCGCTGGGTTGCGGAGACGGGGCAGATCGGCCAGGCCGGCGATGGCGGCCGCGAGGTGATGCTGGCGATCCTGGACACGGAGATCAGCCCCGAACTGGTGCCGGCCTCGGCAACGACTGGCGCGATCCAGAGCACCGAGTCAACCATCGGCCCCTACGAATTGCAGGATTTCAACCTCTACTACGTGCTGCGTTATGGCTTCGCGCCGTCGAAGATCGCCTTCCTCGCGCAGTCCGCCTGGTCCGATCGCACCAAGGGTGAGTGGCCCGACGATGAGAAGGTGACCCGCAACGAGTACCCGCTGGCTGCGCTGCGGGCCACACTGCGCATCTTCGTGCAGCGATTCTTCAAGGGCAGCCAGTTCAAGCGAAGTTGCGTCCCGAATGCGCCTAAGGTGGGCAATGGCGGCTCACTGTCGCCGCGCGGCGACTGGCGTGCGCCCAGCGATTCCGATGCCACGGTGTGGCTCGAAGAACTGGAGCGGGTGCCGCAGGCCTGA
- a CDS encoding GNAT family N-acetyltransferase, with product MPALDYVTRVLNAPGEIAAAQWNALLALQAEPSPFMRHEYLAAMHESGSAMPETGWTPRFVTLWRGDVLQAACALYLKAHSYGEYVFDWAWANAYQQHRVPYYPKGLIAAPFTPVPGTRLLARDEAARAALVQAVIALCGDEGLSSLHMLFAGDADVAAASQAGMMLRHTVQFHWKNAAPSSRQFTSFDDFLTSLNQEKRKKIRQERRKVAEAGVTFRWARGADIAAGDWDFFYRCYERTYLEHGNAPYLSRDFFRRMAATMPENWLLFVAERPSARGPVAIATSLVALGSEPAAGGADSGTTQVAYGRYWGALERVDCLHFEACYYQPLAWCIEHGFHRFEGGAQGEHKMARALLPVKTTSAHWLAHPAFADAVERFLEREGQGISEYMEALEQRNPFRAAG from the coding sequence ATGCCTGCGCTTGATTATGTCACCCGGGTGCTGAATGCGCCGGGCGAGATCGCCGCCGCGCAGTGGAACGCCCTGCTCGCGCTGCAGGCCGAACCGAGCCCCTTCATGCGCCACGAGTACCTGGCCGCGATGCACGAGAGCGGCAGTGCCATGCCCGAAACCGGCTGGACACCGCGCTTCGTCACGCTGTGGCGCGGCGACGTGCTGCAGGCGGCGTGCGCGCTGTACCTCAAGGCGCATTCCTACGGCGAATACGTCTTCGACTGGGCCTGGGCCAACGCCTACCAGCAGCACCGCGTGCCGTACTACCCCAAGGGCCTGATCGCGGCGCCTTTCACGCCCGTGCCGGGCACGCGGCTGCTCGCGCGCGACGAGGCGGCGCGTGCGGCGCTGGTCCAGGCGGTCATCGCCTTGTGCGGGGACGAAGGCCTCTCTTCGCTGCACATGTTGTTTGCGGGCGATGCGGACGTGGCCGCGGCCAGCCAGGCCGGGATGATGCTCAGGCACACCGTGCAGTTCCACTGGAAGAACGCCGCGCCCTCGTCTCGCCAATTCACCAGCTTCGATGATTTCCTCACCAGCCTGAACCAGGAGAAACGCAAGAAGATCCGCCAGGAACGACGCAAGGTGGCCGAGGCCGGTGTCACGTTCCGTTGGGCGCGTGGCGCCGACATCGCCGCTGGCGACTGGGATTTCTTCTACCGCTGCTACGAGCGCACCTACCTCGAACACGGTAACGCGCCCTACCTGAGCCGCGACTTTTTCCGGCGCATGGCGGCCACGATGCCCGAGAACTGGTTGCTGTTCGTCGCCGAACGGCCGTCGGCGCGCGGCCCGGTCGCCATCGCCACGAGCCTGGTCGCGCTTGGCAGCGAACCTGCAGCCGGCGGCGCGGATTCAGGCACCACGCAGGTCGCGTATGGCCGCTATTGGGGCGCGCTGGAGCGCGTGGATTGCCTGCATTTCGAGGCCTGCTATTACCAGCCGCTGGCTTGGTGCATCGAACACGGCTTTCACCGCTTCGAAGGTGGTGCGCAAGGCGAACACAAGATGGCGCGGGCCCTGCTGCCAGTGAAGACCACCAGCGCCCACTGGCTCGCCCATCCCGCCTTCGCAGATGCGGTGGAACGCTTCCTGGAGCGCGAAGGCCAGGGCATCTCGGAATACATGGAAGCGCTGGAGCAGCGCAACCCCTTCAGAGCCGCGGGCTAG